From Pseudoramibacter sp.:
CATAAAGGGCTTTTTCTGGGCCTCTTCGTAAATGTTTTTGGCCACCACTTCGCCCAGACCGTCCACTGAAATCAAAGGCGGAATCAGGGCATCGCCCTCGACGCGAAAATATTTGTAATGGGATTTGTACAAATCGACATTGGCAAATTTAAAGCCCCTGCAGTACATTTCCCAGGCCAGTTCCAGAGAGACCAGAAGCTGCTGGTCCTTGTTGGATGCCTGATTGCCCTGGGCCCGGATTTCCTCTAATTTGCGGTGCACCGCTTCTTTGCCCGAAGACATGACCCGCAGATCGAATTCCTTGGCCCGGATGCTGAAATAGGCCGCGTAGTAAGCCAGCGGATAATACACCTTATAGTAGGCAATCCGGAAAGCCATCATGACGTAGGCCACGGCGTGGGCCTTCGGGAACATGTATTTGATTTTCTTGCAGGAATCGATGTACCAGTCGGGCACGTTGTTTTCCCGCATGTAAGGTTCTTCGTCGTCCAAAAGCCCTCTGCCCTTGCGGACGTGTTCCATGATCCAGAAGGAGCGTTCCGGGGCGAGGCCCATGGAAATGAGCCCCAGCATGATGTCGTCGCGGCAGCAGATGACGTCTTTGATCGTCGCCTGGCCGCTTTCGATCAGGGTCTGGGCGTTGCCGATCCACACGTCGGTCCCGTGGGAAAGCCCGGAAATCCGGATGAGATCGGCGTAGGACGTCGGTTTGGCGTCCAGCACCATTTTCCGGACGAAGTTCGTGCCGAATTCCGGCACCCCGCAGGTGCCCAGGGGAATGTCAAAGCTTTTGTCTTTAAGCTTCAGCGCCTCTGTGCCCTTGAACAGGCTGATGATGTTTTCATCGTCCAAAGGAATCGTTGTCGGGTCGACGCCGGTCATATCCTTGAGCATTCTGAGCATCGTCGGGTCATCGTGGCCGAGAATATCGAGTTTGAGAAGCCGCCCTTCGATGGAATGATAATCGAAATGGGTCGTCAGGGTGCCGCTTTCTTTTTCGTTAGCCGGGTACTGAATCGGCGTAAACTGATAAATTTCCTTGTCCCTCGGCACGACCATGACCCCGCCGGGATGCTGGCCCGTCGTCCGCGTCACGCCGGCCACACCCTGAATCAGGCGGTCCATTTCCGCGCGGCTCACGGTTTTCCCCCGTTCTTCGAGGTAGTTTTTAACGTAGCCAAAGGCCGTCTTGTCCGCCAGGGTGGCAATGGTACCGGCGCGGTAAACCTTGCCCTTTCCGAAAATCACTTCGGTGTATTTGTGGGCTTCGCTCTGGTTGTCTCCGGAGAAGTTCAGGTCGATATCCGGTTCCTTGTCGCCCTTGAATCCCAAGAATGTTTCAAAGGGGATGTCAAAGCCGTCTTTGTTCATCGGCGTGCCGCATTCCGGGCAGTTCTTGTCCGGCAGGTCCGGCCCCACCCCGACCTTTGTGCTGTCGAACCATTCGGTGTGCTTGCACTTCGGGCAGACGTAGTGGGGCGGCAGGGAGTTCACTTCCGTGATGCCGCAGAGCATGGCCACCAGCGAGGAGCCTACAGACCCTCTTGATCCTACCAGATAACCGCACTCTCTGGAATGCTGAACCAGTTTCTTGGCGATGAGGTACAGCACCGAATAGCCGTTGCCGATAATGGATTTCAGTTCCCGGTGAATCCGGTCGGCCACGATGTCCGGCAGCGGGTCGCCGTAAATTTCCTTGGCGCGGTTGTGCACGGAGTTCCGGATTTCTTCGTCAGAGCCTTCGATGACCGGCGGGAACGTCCCGTCGGGCACCGGCTTGACGTCGCCGATCATGTCCGCCACTTTACGGGTATTGGTCACGACCAGTTCGTAAGCTTCTTCCGGATCGAGATAGTCAAATTCCTTGAGCATTTCATCGGTGGAATGGTAGTACAAGGGCGGCTGGTAATCCGCATCTTTATAGCCCTGGCCCGCCTGGAGAATGGCCCTGAAGGCCGCGTCTTCCGGCGCCACGTAGTGCACGTCCCCCGTGGCCACCACGGGCTTGTGCTTTTCTCTGCCCAAAGCGATGATGGACTTGTTGATCTGGATGAGATCGTCCCGGGTCAGGTCCCCTTCCCGGACCATATAGGCGTTGTTGCCCAAAGGCTGAACTTCAAAATAGTCGTAAAAATCGGCGATCTGATCGAGTTTGTGCTTCGGCACGTTTTCCTTCACCGCCGTGTACAGTTCTCCGGCTTCGCAGGCCGAACCGATGAGCAGGTGTTCCCGGTGTTCGTTTAACAAGGATTTGGGAATCCGGGGCTTTTTGTAGAAATACTCGACGTGGCTCACCGACACCAGTTTGTAGAGTTCGATGAGCCCTTCCTGATCCTTGGCGTAAATGATGATGTGGTAGGGTCTTTCGGTTTTGATCACCTGTTTCAAATCGATGAGGCTGTTGAGAGCCGTCGAGGTGTGCACATCGTGTTCTTCGGCCAGATTCATGAGGCGGACGAAAATTTTCGCCGAACACACCGCGTCATCGATGGCCCGGTGGTGATGGCCCATATCAATTTTAAAATAACTGGCCAGTTTCTTCAAATTGTGCCGGGCGATGGTCGGAATCAAAGTCCTGGCCATGGCCAGGGTGTCGATAAAGGTGATGTGGTTGGGAATGTGGTACTGGGTCATGGCCAGACTCAGAAAGCCCATATCGAAATTGGCGTTGTGGGCCACCAGAATGCGGTCTCCGGCAAAATCGAGGAATTTCCGGACGGCTTCTTCTTCTTCAAGGCCGCCTTCCGCCATCTGGGTGGTGATGCTCGTGAGCTCGGTGATCTTCGCCGGTACTTTCCGATGAGGATTGACGAAGGTCTGGAACGTGTCGAGGATGTGTTTGTTTTTGACCCGCGCCGCCGCAATTTCGATGATCTTGTCCCGGCCGGGATAAAAACCGGTGGTTTCCAGATCGAAGAAAACAAACTCCCCGTCAAAGGGTTCTTCCTGATCTCCCGTGGTGATTTTGACCCCGTCATTGACCAGATAGCCTTCCAGGCCGTAGAGCACTTTAATCCCGGTGCCTTTGGTTTCCTTCATGATTTCCGGATAGGCCTGGACGACGCCGTGGTCGGTAATGCCGATGATGTCGTGTCCGAAATCCTTCGCCTGGGCGACGATTTTCTTGACTTTGCTCACCGCGTCCATCGCCGAATACTGGCTGTGCATGTGCAGTTCCACCCGCTTTTCCGGCGCGTCGTCTGTCCGTTTGGGCCGGTCGATTTCTTTGATGACTTTGGGCATCATCAGCTTTTCGTGGGCATACTCGTCGTAGGAGATCGTCCCCTCGACGTGCACCCAGGTGCCGTCTTTGAGGCGTTTTTTCAGGGCTTCCGCCTGTTTGCCCGCAAAGATCTTGCAGGAAATGGAGCTGGTATGATCGCTGACTGAAAACTCAAAGAGCTGTTTTTCGTTGCGCAGCTCCCGGCTCGTGAAATTGAAAATCTCGCCGCAGAAACCGTGACGGTCCCGGTCCTGGGTCAGGGTATCGGCAAAATCGATGTCCGACATCTTCTCGATCTCAGCCGTAAACTTCTTGCCCAGAATCATCGGGCCTGTGATCTCCCCTTCTTCCGAAGATGATTTCGCCTGGGGCGCAGGGGCCTTTTTCGCCATCTCCCGATTGTCCGCCAGGGCCTTCTGAAGGCGCAGATCCAGCGGAGACAATTCAGGAGCCGCTGCTTCAGGCGCAGACGCCTCTGCCGGTTTCGAAATCGGCTGTTCTTTTGGCTGTGCCGGCGCCGTTTCCTGAGCCGGCGCCTGATCTTCGGACAGCTGAGGCAGCGGCCGGGCCGCCGGTTTAGCTTCAAAGACCGCGGCCACGGATTTGGCGTAGTCGAAAATCCCGGACAGTTCCTGCTGAATGCCGGCCGCATCGGGCGCCGTTTCCGCGTCCTGTTCAAAAACAAAAGTCAGCTCTCGCTGACTTTCTGAAATTTCCACCCGTTTTGAAACAAGCTGATGATCGGCACATAATTTTTGATAAGCCTGTTGTTTTTTGATCAGAGGTTCCATCTTCACATCTTTTCTATTTCCTGCATCATCGCATCCACAATCTGATCTTCGGGCACGGTTTTAAAGATCTGGCCTTTTTTAAACAAGACCCCTTTGCCGTTGCCGCCGGCGACGCCGATGTCCGCTTCCCGGCCTTCGCCGGGACCGTTGACCACGCAGCCCATCACCGCAACTTTAATCGGCTTCCTGACATGTTTGAGGCGCCGGTTCATTTCTTCGGCAATGCCGATTAAATCGATCTGGGTCCGCCCGCAGGTCGGACACGACACCACGGTCACCGGACGGGCCTTCTGATCCAGACAGCCGCAGGACTGCAGAATCGCCTGGGCCGTTTCCACTTCGGTCACCGGATCCCCGGTCACCGAAACCCGCAGGGTGTCGCCGATGCCGTTTAGAATCAAATGACCCATGGCCACTGCGGATTTAATGGCGGCGCTTTTCAAGATGCCCGCTTCGGTCACGCCGAGATGCACCGGAAAGTCGTATTTTTTAGAAAACATCGTGTAGGCGTCGATAGTCATGAGCGGGTCCGAGGATTTCAGGGACACCACAATATCCGGAAAATCGTCGTCCAAAAGATAGGCCATGTGCTTTTCCGCACTTTCCACCATGCCCTCGGCCGTGGGCCCGCCGTATTTTTCAAGCAGGTCTTTTTCCAGCGAGCCGCCGTTGACGCCGATGCGGATCGGAATGCCGCGGTCCTTGGCCGCGCAGACCACTTCGTGCACTTTCTTCCGCCCGCCGATATTGCCGGGATTGATCCGAAGCTTGTCCACACCGTTTGCGATGGCCTTCAGCGCCAGACGGTAGTCAAAGTGAATGTCGGCGACCAGGGGAATCGCAATTCGCGCCTTGATCGCTTTCAGGGCGTCGGCCGCTTCTTCGTTGGGTACTGCCACGCGGATGATGTCGCAGCCCGCTTCCGTCAGTTCCTGAATCTGCTGAACGGTTTTTTCCACGTCGCAGGTGTCCGTGTTGCACATGGACTGAACCGCGATGGGATGGCCGCCGCCGATGGCCACATCGCCAATTTGAACTGTTCTCGTTTTTCGCCTGTTGATTTTCATGATTTGCCTCAGTGTAAATATCTCAATACATCATTCACAGCCACCACCACCGAAAACACCATGAGACACGCAAAGCCGATGCCGTTGATGATCATCACAGCCCTTTGGGAAAGGTCTCTGCGGGCGATGATTTCAGCCAGAGTCACCAGAATCTGACCGCCGTCCAGAGCCGGAAAGGGCAGCAGGTTGATGACCCCCAGGTTCACTGAAATGAGGGAGCAGAAAAGCAGGAAGGACAAGACCCCATGCCGGGCGAACTGTCCGACCATCCCCACCATGCCCACAGGTCCGGCGAAATCGTTGAGGGAAGCTTTTCCGACGATGAGCTGGTGCAGGCTCTGATAAATGGCCCCGCTGAAAGAAACACAGAGTTTCGTTCCACTGGCGACCGCCGACAAAAGATTTTGGCCGTGAAAAAGATAAACCGCCCACAGAATCACCAGCGCCAGAGCCATGTTCATGAGTGGGCCTGCCAGAAGGATCAAAAGCTTCCGGCCTTTGGAAACGTTCAGATAAGAACGGCTGCTCGGCAGATCTTCGGGAAGGTCGTATTCTTCGGCCAGTTCCCCGTCTGCATCGTCTTCGCCCCACATCTGGCAGAAACCGCCGATAGGCAGGGCGCGGACGGCAAAGACCGTCTCTTTTCCCTTGTGGGAATACAGCAGCGGCCCCATGCCGATGGAAAATTCCAACACGTAGACCCCGGCTCTGCGCGCCGCGATAAAGTGGCCGAACTCGTGAACCACCACGAGCACTGTCAGCATCGCCAGGGTCAGAATGATCATGAGTGCAATATTCATAAGCTTAGAGTAAGGTGAATGTGAGCATGGCAAACAAATAGACGATCGGCAGCACGAAAATGACGCTGTCGAAACGGTCCAGCACGCCTCCGTGGCCCGGCAGCAGCTTGCCGTAGTCCTTAATGTCTGTGTTGCGCTTGATGAGGGAAGCCGTCAGGTCGCCGAACTGGGACACGATGCTGCCCACGATCCCCAAAATGGCATAGGCGTAAATCGGCAGATCGAAATTAAATTTGGCCCGCATCAAAATGCCGTAGGCCACGGTGAGGGCGACCGCCGCCACCGTGCCGCCCACAGAACCGGCCACGGTCTTGTGGGGGCTGATTTCCGGAATCAGCGGTGTCTTGCCGAAGAATTTACCGATGAAATACGCCCCGGTGTCAGTCACAAAGGCGATGATGAACACCAGCCACAGGTAGTACAGGCCCTGGGGGATGGCGTCAAAAAGCTGAAGGTGTCCCAGCATCAGGGGCAGATACACCAGCCCGAACACCGTCGCGATGGCCCGGTGCACGCTGTGTTCTTTCGACAGCACTTCCGCCATGAACACGACAATAAAGGCGATGAGCAGCGCCGGCACCGTGTACTGATAGTCGAATTTCATCACGATGACCAATAACGCCGCCAGAATCAAAGGCAGCGCGTAGTGAATCGGCTGATCCAGCTTTTTATTGACCGCGTGCACGTATTCGTAAGTGCCGACCAGGGTGAGAAACAAGGTCAGGCCGAACACAAAATAACCGCCGAGAATCAGCAGCGCCGCCAGAATCGGAACAAATATCACTGCCGTAATAATTCGCTTTGCCATAATTTATTTAATGCCTCCGTATCGTCTGTTTCGATGCTGATATTCAACGATCCATTTGTAAAAACAGGACGGCGTAAAATCCGGCCACAGGATATCGTCGAAAATGAATTCCGCATACGCAATCTGCCAGAGCAGAAAATTGCTCAGGCGTTTTTCGCCGCTGGTCCGGACCACCAGATCCGGGTCCGGCTGGCCGGACGTGTATAAATATTTTTCGATCTGTTCTGCGTCGATGTCTTCCGGCGAAAGGCCGGCTTCGGCGATTTTTCTCGCCGCGTGAACCAGTTCTTCCCGGCCGCCGTAGTTGAGGGCCAGGTTTAACACCATCCCCTGATTGTCCGCCGTTTCTGACAGCATCTTGTGCGCCGCCTTCTGAACCCCTTCGGGGAGCCCCGAAACGTTGCCGATGACCTGCACCCGGATGTCCCGGTCATTCATCGATTTGATTTCGTTGAGAAAATAGCGGATGGCCAGGCTCATGAGGCCCGACACTTCTTCGGCGCTGCGTTTCCAGTTTTCCGTCGAAAAGGCGTACAGGGTCAGCACTTCAATGCCCAGGTCCGACGCCGTCGTAATGGCCTGCCGCACCGCCTTCATGGCTGTGCGGTGGCCGAAAATCCGTGGCATTTTCCGCTTTTTTGCCCATCTGCCGTTGCCGTCCATGATGATCGCGACGTGCCGCGGCAGCCGCGATTCATCGATCGTGTACCCTTCAATCTCCATTGATTGTCTAAAAGCCTACGCTTCGGCCTTTTTTCCCCTTTCTTTCTTTTCCAGGTTCTTCCATGCCGTATCGACCATCAGCTTGATGCGATTGATCTGGTTGACTTCAGAAGCGCCGGGATCGTAATCGATCGGCGCGATGTTGGCGTAAGGATAACGTCTCCGTATCGGTTTGATCATGCCCTTGCCCATGACGTGGTTCGGCAGGCAGGCAAAGGGCTGTACGCAGACGATATTTTCCACGCCGGATTCAATGAGTTCCATCATTTCAGAGGTCAGGAACCAGCCTTCGCCGGCCTGATTGCCCAGGGAAATGAGTTCCGTGGCTTTCTTCGCTTTTTTCTGAATCGTCGACGGCGCGCTGAAGTGGCGGCTTTCGTTGAGGGCCTGCTTCATGTTTTTGCGGTAATGTTCCACCACTTTGATGACCAGTTCATTGGCCGTTTTCGCCTTGGCGCTTCCAGACAGCACATCATGCTTATATATGGCATTGTACGAACAATACAGGAAAAAGTCAATGATATCCGGCGAAACAACCTGGCAGCCTTCTTTTTCCAGCACTTTGACCAGATTGTTGTTCGCGGTGGGGTGGTATTTGACCAGAATTTCTCCGACGATGCCTACTTTTGGAATCGTCTTGTCCACTCTCGGCAGCTCATCGAATTCCCGGACAATGTCCCGGACGTTTTTCTTGAAGGTCCGCCCGAAGGGGTGAATGATGTTGTGGCGCACCTTTTCCCGCCATTTTTCGTACAGCGCGTTGGCTGAGCCCGGCACCTTTTCGTAAGGACGGGTCGCGTACAGCACCCGCTGGAAAAGATCGCCGTAAACCGCCGCCACGACGATGCGGTGAGCCATATTCGGCGTGATCTTAAAGCCCGGATTGTCTTCCAGACCCACCGTATTGATGGAAACCACCGGGACCTGTTCCATCCCGGCTTCTTTTAACGCCTTGCGGATGAAGCCCACGTAGTTGGAAGCGCGGCAGGGGCCGCCGGTCTGAGACATGATCACGGAGACGTTGTTCAAATCGTATTTGCCGGATTTCAGGGCCGCCATGATCTGCCCGACGGTCAGAATACTCGGATAGCACGCGTCGTTGTTGACGTAGCTCAGGCCAGCGTCGACGGCTTTCTGGTCCACTGCCGGCAGCACTTCAAAATTGTAGCCGCTGGCGTTCATGGCCGTGGAGAAGAGATCGAAATGAATCGGCGACATCTGCGGACAGAGCACCGTGTGTTTTTTCCGCATTTCTTTCGTGAACGGCACTTTTTTCGTCAACGTCTTGCCCGGCACTTTGATGTGATGGGCATCCCGTTCCAGAAGCGCCGCTTTGAGGGAGCGCAGGCGGATGCGGATCGCACCGAGGTTGCTGACTTCGTCGATTTTGATCAGGGTGTAGATCTTGCCCTTGTGTTCCAGAATTTCCTGGGTCTGGTCTGAGGTGACCGCATCAAGCCCGCAGCCGAAGGACGTGAGCTGAACCAGAGCCAGTTCATCGTGTTTGGTGACAAATTCTGCGGCGCGGTACAGGCGGCTGTGATATTTCCACTGGTCCAGCACCCGCAGCGGCTGTTCGTTATCTTCAGGGTTCAGTTCCGCGACGGAATCTTCGGTCAAGACCGCCATGCCCAGGGACGTGATGACGTTGTCCAGGCCGTGGTTGATTTCCGGATCAACGTGATAGGGCCGTCCTGCCAGGACAATACCCTTTTTGTGGTTGCGGCGCAGCCACTGAACCGTTTCCTTGCCCTTCTGGAGCAGATCGCCGATGACGTTGTATTTTTCGACGTAGGCCTTTTTCAGAGCTTCAGACACTTCTTCGGCGCTGACCCCTTCGCCGGCGAACACTTCTGTGAGGCGTTCTTCGAGGCGCTTGTGGTTGTCCAGAGACAAAAACGGATTCATGAACTTGACGTGGGCCGTTTTCAGGCTGTCCATGTTGTACTTGATCGTTTCCGGATAAGACATGACGATGGGACAGTTGAAGCAGTTGTCTGCGGAGTCAAATTCCTTTTCTTCGTAAGCGACGCATGGGTACCAGATCTTCTTGACCCCTTTGTCGATGAGGTCCTGGATGTGGCCGTGGGTCAGTTTGGCCGGGTAGCACACCGATTCCGACGGAATGCTGCTCATCCCCTTTTCGTAAATCTTCCGGGTCGATTTTGAAGACAGGACCACCCGGTAGCCGAGGGAAGTCAGGAAAGTGAACCAGAACGGGTAGTTTTCGTACTGGTTCAACGCCCTCGGAATGCCGATGGTCCCCCTCGGAGCCTGATCTTCAGGCAGGGGTTCGTAGTCGAAAAGCCGCTTGTATTTGTATTGGTAGAGATTCGGCATGTGATCCTTGTTGCGGACCCCGCCGGCGCCGATTTCACAGCGGTTGCCCGTCACGTGGCGGCTGCCGTCTTCAAAGATGTTGATGGTGAGTTGGCAGTTGTTGCTGCATCCGCCGCATCGTCTGTGCTTGACCGTCGTCGTGAACGTGTCCAGATCTTCGAGTTTTAAGACCGTGCTTTCCGTGCCTTCATGCCATCTTTCCTTGGCGATCAGCGCCGCACCGAAGGCGCCCATAAGGCCTGCAACGTCCGGTCGGATCACGTCGCGCCCGGTGATCTTTTCAAAGGCGCGCAGCACCGCATTGTTGTTGAAGGTGCCACCCTGGACGACGATGTTCTTGCCCAGTTCCTTGGGATTGTGAACCTTGATGACTTTCTGGAGGGCGTTTTTGATGACCGAATAAGAGAGGCCGGCGGAGATGTCGCCCACCGTCGCGTTTTCCTTCTGGGCCTGTTTGACCTTAGAGTTCATGAAAACGGTGCAGCGGGTGCCGAGGTTGGACGGCCGCTTGGCCGTCAGCGCTTCTTCGACGAACTGGCTGATCGGCAGGTTTAATGACTTGGCGAAAGTTTCCAGGAAGGAGCCGCAGCCCGACGAACACGCTTCATTGAGGATGATGCTGTCGATGGCCCCGGAGCGGATGCGCATGGCCTTCATGTCCTGGCCGCCGATATCCAAAATGAAATCCACGTCCGGCTTGAAGTAGCTGGCGCCCTTGAAATGGGCCATGGTTTCCACTTCACCGATATCCACTTTGAGGGCTGACTTGATGAGCCCTTCCCCGTATCCGGTAGATGCGGCATTGGCGATGTAGGCGCCTTCGGGGAGTTTGCGGTAAATGTCCTTTAAGATTTCAATGGCCTTTTTTAAGGGGCTGCCTTCGTTGCTGGAATAAAAACTGTAAAGGAGTTCGCCGTCCTTGCCGATGACAGCAGCCTTCGTCGTCGTGGACCCGGCGTCGATGCCCAGAAAGACCGGGCCTTTATACGCAGTCAGCTGGCCGCGCTTGACTTTGTCCCGGTTGTGGCGTGCCATGAATTCATCCAGTTCCGTCTGATCCTTAAACAAAGGGTCCAGATGGCCCAGGCCGATTTCGTCCGTAAAGGGCTTGTCCATCCGGGAGATCAGTTCCGAAAAACTGACCACCGGCTGTTTTTCGCTGGCGTAGGCCGTCCCGAGGGCCACAAACAAATTGGAATGTTCCGGAAATTCCACTTCTTCCGGCTTGAGCTTCAGGGTTTCGATAAAACGCTGGCGCAATTCGGAGAGGAAGTACAGCGGGCCGCCCAAGAAGGCGACGTGCCCGGAAATCGTGTGGCCGCAGGCCAAGCCTGAAATGGTCTGATTGACGACCGCCTGAAACACCGAAGCCGCGATGTCGGCTCGTTCTGCCCCGTCGTTGATCAGAGGCTGGATATCCGTTTTGGCGAAGACGCCGCAGCGCGACGCGATAGGATAAATGGTCGTGTGATGTTTGGCCAGTTCGTTGAGGCCTCCGGCGTCTGTTTTGAGCAGGGAGGCCATCTGATCGATAAAGGCGCCGGTTCCGCCGGCGCAGGTGCCGTTCATCCGCTGTTCGACGCTGGCGCCGAAGAACGTAATTTTTGCGTCTTCCCCGCCGAGTTCAATGGCGCAGTCGGTTTCCGGGATTTTTTCTTCGACAGCCCGGGTGCCGGCCACCACTTCCTGAATAAAGGGAATCTTCAGCCAGTTGGCCGCGAGCATCCCCCCGGAGCCGGTCACAGAGACGTGGGCTTTGAAATCTCCCAGAGCATCGGCGATATCCTTGAAAAGCGCACTCATGCTCTGCTGGATATTCGAACGGTGTCTGCGGTAATCACTGAAAAGAATCTGATCGTTCTGATCGAGAACCACAACTTTGATGGTCGTCGAGCCTACATCGAGGCCCATGCGGTATGTTTCACTCATATTTTGCTCTTCTTTCTGTAAACTGTAGGGGTTGATTTATTTCACTATGATCTAGTTGCTTTCAATTTATCGGTGTATTATATCGCAAACTTTTTGATGTTGCAATTAAATCTTGATGAAGGTGCTCCACTTTCTGAAATTTTAATGCTTGATATATTTATTGTAATCAAAAATATTAAAGAAAAACCTTAGCTTTTAT
This genomic window contains:
- a CDS encoding PolC-type DNA polymerase III; the protein is MEPLIKKQQAYQKLCADHQLVSKRVEISESQRELTFVFEQDAETAPDAAGIQQELSGIFDYAKSVAAVFEAKPAARPLPQLSEDQAPAQETAPAQPKEQPISKPAEASAPEAAAPELSPLDLRLQKALADNREMAKKAPAPQAKSSSEEGEITGPMILGKKFTAEIEKMSDIDFADTLTQDRDRHGFCGEIFNFTSRELRNEKQLFEFSVSDHTSSISCKIFAGKQAEALKKRLKDGTWVHVEGTISYDEYAHEKLMMPKVIKEIDRPKRTDDAPEKRVELHMHSQYSAMDAVSKVKKIVAQAKDFGHDIIGITDHGVVQAYPEIMKETKGTGIKVLYGLEGYLVNDGVKITTGDQEEPFDGEFVFFDLETTGFYPGRDKIIEIAAARVKNKHILDTFQTFVNPHRKVPAKITELTSITTQMAEGGLEEEEAVRKFLDFAGDRILVAHNANFDMGFLSLAMTQYHIPNHITFIDTLAMARTLIPTIARHNLKKLASYFKIDMGHHHRAIDDAVCSAKIFVRLMNLAEEHDVHTSTALNSLIDLKQVIKTERPYHIIIYAKDQEGLIELYKLVSVSHVEYFYKKPRIPKSLLNEHREHLLIGSACEAGELYTAVKENVPKHKLDQIADFYDYFEVQPLGNNAYMVREGDLTRDDLIQINKSIIALGREKHKPVVATGDVHYVAPEDAAFRAILQAGQGYKDADYQPPLYYHSTDEMLKEFDYLDPEEAYELVVTNTRKVADMIGDVKPVPDGTFPPVIEGSDEEIRNSVHNRAKEIYGDPLPDIVADRIHRELKSIIGNGYSVLYLIAKKLVQHSRECGYLVGSRGSVGSSLVAMLCGITEVNSLPPHYVCPKCKHTEWFDSTKVGVGPDLPDKNCPECGTPMNKDGFDIPFETFLGFKGDKEPDIDLNFSGDNQSEAHKYTEVIFGKGKVYRAGTIATLADKTAFGYVKNYLEERGKTVSRAEMDRLIQGVAGVTRTTGQHPGGVMVVPRDKEIYQFTPIQYPANEKESGTLTTHFDYHSIEGRLLKLDILGHDDPTMLRMLKDMTGVDPTTIPLDDENIISLFKGTEALKLKDKSFDIPLGTCGVPEFGTNFVRKMVLDAKPTSYADLIRISGLSHGTDVWIGNAQTLIESGQATIKDVICCRDDIMLGLISMGLAPERSFWIMEHVRKGRGLLDDEEPYMRENNVPDWYIDSCKKIKYMFPKAHAVAYVMMAFRIAYYKVYYPLAYYAAYFSIRAKEFDLRVMSSGKEAVHRKLEEIRAQGNQASNKDQQLLVSLELAWEMYCRGFKFANVDLYKSHYKYFRVEGDALIPPLISVDGLGEVVAKNIYEEAQKKPFMSMEDMQNRAHVNKANMEKLKSFGCLGNLPESNQMSFLSMIG
- the ispG gene encoding flavodoxin-dependent (E)-4-hydroxy-3-methylbut-2-enyl-diphosphate synthase — its product is MKINRRKTRTVQIGDVAIGGGHPIAVQSMCNTDTCDVEKTVQQIQELTEAGCDIIRVAVPNEEAADALKAIKARIAIPLVADIHFDYRLALKAIANGVDKLRINPGNIGGRKKVHEVVCAAKDRGIPIRIGVNGGSLEKDLLEKYGGPTAEGMVESAEKHMAYLLDDDFPDIVVSLKSSDPLMTIDAYTMFSKKYDFPVHLGVTEAGILKSAAIKSAVAMGHLILNGIGDTLRVSVTGDPVTEVETAQAILQSCGCLDQKARPVTVVSCPTCGRTQIDLIGIAEEMNRRLKHVRKPIKVAVMGCVVNGPGEGREADIGVAGGNGKGVLFKKGQIFKTVPEDQIVDAMMQEIEKM
- a CDS encoding M50 family metallopeptidase translates to MNIALMIILTLAMLTVLVVVHEFGHFIAARRAGVYVLEFSIGMGPLLYSHKGKETVFAVRALPIGGFCQMWGEDDADGELAEEYDLPEDLPSSRSYLNVSKGRKLLILLAGPLMNMALALVILWAVYLFHGQNLLSAVASGTKLCVSFSGAIYQSLHQLIVGKASLNDFAGPVGMVGMVGQFARHGVLSFLLFCSLISVNLGVINLLPFPALDGGQILVTLAEIIARRDLSQRAVMIINGIGFACLMVFSVVVAVNDVLRYLH
- a CDS encoding phosphatidate cytidylyltransferase, with protein sequence MAKRIITAVIFVPILAALLILGGYFVFGLTLFLTLVGTYEYVHAVNKKLDQPIHYALPLILAALLVIVMKFDYQYTVPALLIAFIVVFMAEVLSKEHSVHRAIATVFGLVYLPLMLGHLQLFDAIPQGLYYLWLVFIIAFVTDTGAYFIGKFFGKTPLIPEISPHKTVAGSVGGTVAAVALTVAYGILMRAKFNFDLPIYAYAILGIVGSIVSQFGDLTASLIKRNTDIKDYGKLLPGHGGVLDRFDSVIFVLPIVYLFAMLTFTLL
- a CDS encoding isoprenyl transferase, producing the protein MEIEGYTIDESRLPRHVAIIMDGNGRWAKKRKMPRIFGHRTAMKAVRQAITTASDLGIEVLTLYAFSTENWKRSAEEVSGLMSLAIRYFLNEIKSMNDRDIRVQVIGNVSGLPEGVQKAAHKMLSETADNQGMVLNLALNYGGREELVHAARKIAEAGLSPEDIDAEQIEKYLYTSGQPDPDLVVRTSGEKRLSNFLLWQIAYAEFIFDDILWPDFTPSCFYKWIVEYQHRNRRYGGIK